One window from the genome of Cryptomeria japonica chromosome 6, Sugi_1.0, whole genome shotgun sequence encodes:
- the LOC131048176 gene encoding organic cation/carnitine transporter 4, producing the protein MKEGKDISSLEEKLLGEDTGKTRFTIDRLLEKWVGEFGRWQLKHFLLVSFAWTLEAMQTMVMIFADHEPDWRCKSNNPLHGSKIFTESGEWLGFDPCSPASSICSMDRSLWEWTRGSSVSTVSEWGLFCAQKYKVGLAQSAFFIGCLIGAGVFGHLSDSSLGRKGVLRLVCILNAIFGFMTAMSPNFWIYSLLRLLTGVSTGGVGLSSFVLATEPVGPSKRGPVGMSAFYFFSLGITILPLLSYFFTTWRLLYVVSSIPSLLYVLLVLPFISESPRWYLVKGRTEEAMAVMRSMAFHNGNILPVNVSLALEEENEQSDVDPFQEVSGSPVDIFRSPVTRTRMVFMLFIWLSCALVYYGLSLNVVNLKTSLHVSVFLNGICEMPAFAITATLLQKLGRRVMLVSTMLLSGFCAVAGSLISSGQGIATHKFLGILQLGCSMLGIFGMAGTYNLLYIYTAELFPTVVRNAALGMASVTGNMGAIFAPLVIVLATVNPGLPFGVIGACGVAGGIVAIKLPETLNQPLYETMTGLEWGETRGKCDS; encoded by the exons ATGAAGGAAGGCAAGGATATAAGCAGCTTGGAAGAAAAACTATTGGGGGAAGATACTGGCAAAACGAGATTTACGATCGACCGTTTGTTGGAAAAATGGGTTGGGGAATTCGGGCGTTGGCAATTGAAGCATTTTTTATTGGTGAGCTTTGCATGGACGCTGGAGGCGATGCAAACAATGGTTATGATTTTCGCCGACCATGAGCCTGACTGGCGCTGCAAATCGAATAATCCTTTGCACGGCAGTAAGATTTTTACGGAAAGTGGTGAATGGCTAGGGTTCGATCCCTGCAGCCCTGCATCATCGATTTGCTCCATGGACAGATCGTTGTGGGAGTGGACGAGAGGAAGCAGCGTTTCCACCGTCTCTGAATGGGGACTCTTCTGCGCACAAAAATATAAAGTAGGGCTTGCGCAGTCTGCTTTTTTTATCGGATGCTTGATTG GAGCAGGGGTTTTCGGACACCTGTCGGACTCGTCCTTGGGCCGGAAGGGGGTTTTAAGGTTGGTCTGCATTTTAAACGCCATTTTCGGATTCATGACGGCAATGTCGCCGAATTTCTGGATTTATTCACTACTCCGCCTATTAACAGGAGTTAGCACAGGCGGTGTAGGCCTGTCATCATTCGTGCTGGCAACAGAACCAGTGGGACCTTCGAAGCGAGGTCCCGTCGGCATGTCCGCCTTCTATTTCTTCTCCCTCGGCATAACAATCCTTCCCCTCTTATCCTATTTCTTCACCACCTGGAGACTCCTGTACGTCGTGAGTTCGATTCCTTCCCTACTCTACGTCCTCCTTGTTCTGCCCTTCATTTCAGAATCCCCGAGATGGTACCTGGTAAAGGGCAGGACAGAAGAAGCCATGGCCGTCATGAGGTCGATGGCCTTCCACAATGGCAACATTTTGCCGGTAAACGTCTCCCTCGCCTTGGAAGAAGAAAACGAACAATCTGACGTGGACCCCTTCCAGGAGGTGAGCGGGAGCCCCGTGGACATCTTCAGGTCGCCCGTTACGCGCACCagaatggtattcatgttattcatCTGGTTATCATGCGCTCTGGTGTACTACGGCCTGAGTCTCAACGTTGTAAACCTCAAAACCAGCCTCCACGTTAGCGTCTTCCTCAATGGAATATGCGAAATGCCGGCCTTCGCCATTACTGCAACTCTTCTGCAAAAGCTGGGGAGGCGCGTAATGCTGGTATCCACAATGCTCTTGAGTGGTTTCTGTGCTGTCGCGGGCAGTTTAATAAGCAGCGGGCAGGGAATTGCTACGCACAAGTTTCTGGGCATTCTGCAACTCGGGTGCAGTATGCTCGGAATATTCGGCATGGCAGGAACATACAATTTGCTGTATATATACACGGCTGAGCTTTTTCCGACCGTTGTGCGCAACGCTGCACTGGGAATGGCAAGCGTGACGGGGAATATGGGTGCTATTTTTGCTCCGCTGGTGATCGTATTGGCGACCGTAAATCCAGGGCTGCCGTTCGGAGTTATTGGTGCGTGTGGAGTGGCGGGTGGAATTGTGGCCATTAAATTGCCGGAGACGCTGAACCAGCCTTTGTATGAAACGATGACGGGCTTGGAGTGGGGAGAGACACGTGGAAAATGTGATAGCTAG